The Candidatus Izemoplasma sp. genome has a window encoding:
- a CDS encoding sugar ABC transporter permease, producing the protein MLEKQSNLKALFYLAPAMVLLSVFTFYPLFNAFFLAFLKDYEFLLRSARGYTLFGNFKNVITDPDFVIAMKNTSVITFVSVPISVMVALLISVALNSVKKLQGAFQTIFFLPYVTNAIAIGMAFAFIFHADYGLLNTILGWFGINPINWVGLNASWNNAMFALLVYTVWGGLAFKIMVFLSGLQSIDKQYYDAARVDATPRRRVLTKITIPLLSPMIFYITVTSFIGAFKAYRTIVGMFGETLRPPGTLSKDSLITIVGLVYDALAHADATGKMSEAAAASIILFSITMIFTLVQMQISKRRVHF; encoded by the coding sequence ATGCTCGAAAAACAGAGTAATTTAAAAGCCTTATTCTACCTTGCACCAGCAATGGTGTTGCTCAGTGTATTTACCTTTTATCCTTTATTTAATGCATTCTTTCTAGCATTCTTAAAAGATTATGAGTTTTTATTAAGAAGTGCTAGAGGATATACCCTATTTGGAAACTTTAAGAACGTTATTACAGATCCTGATTTTGTGATTGCAATGAAAAATACCAGTGTTATCACATTTGTCAGTGTGCCAATTAGTGTTATGGTGGCACTCTTAATCAGTGTTGCGTTAAACTCTGTTAAAAAGTTACAGGGGGCATTTCAAACGATATTCTTCTTACCATATGTAACCAATGCGATTGCGATTGGGATGGCATTTGCATTCATTTTCCATGCGGATTATGGATTATTAAACACTATTCTTGGATGGTTTGGCATCAACCCTATTAACTGGGTTGGACTAAATGCATCATGGAATAACGCAATGTTTGCCTTATTAGTTTATACAGTATGGGGTGGACTAGCTTTTAAAATAATGGTATTCCTTAGTGGACTACAAAGTATTGATAAACAATATTATGATGCAGCACGAGTAGATGCAACACCACGTCGACGTGTCTTAACGAAAATTACCATTCCACTATTATCACCAATGATTTTCTATATTACCGTAACGTCATTTATTGGCGCATTCAAAGCATATCGCACTATTGTTGGTATGTTTGGTGAAACTTTACGGCCACCAGGAACGTTATCAAAGGATTCGTTGATTACAATTGTTGGACTAGTGTATGATGCCTTAGCGCATGCGGATGCGACAGGTAAAATGAGTGAAGCTGCGGCAGCGTCAATCATCTTATTTAGCATCACGATGATCTTCACATTAGTTCAGATGCAAATTAGTAAACGACGGGTACACTTCTAG
- a CDS encoding ATP-binding protein, protein MKPHTPFERDLITTYKKDLWGPFLKGIKKYSLVSNGDKIGVTISGGKDSLIMAKLFQELKRHPELDFELVFITMNPGFNDINLELLKENAEKLDIPINIRESHTFDILRKHAKGKPCYLCARMRRGFLYNFAKELGCNKLALGHHFDDVIETTLMNIFYAGSFKTMLPKVKSENFEDIELIRPLYLVHEKDIVRIMKANNIETMGCGCELATCDITSKRATTKKLIKELKKQFSDIDKNIFRAAENVNLDSIVRWKQDGDVHSYYDDWED, encoded by the coding sequence ATGAAACCACATACACCATTTGAAAGAGACCTTATCACAACCTATAAAAAAGACTTATGGGGCCCTTTTCTCAAAGGGATAAAAAAATATAGTTTAGTCAGTAATGGCGATAAAATTGGCGTGACGATATCGGGAGGAAAAGACAGTTTAATTATGGCTAAACTTTTCCAAGAACTAAAACGACATCCTGAACTCGATTTTGAACTGGTTTTTATTACGATGAATCCAGGATTCAATGACATTAATTTAGAATTATTAAAAGAAAATGCCGAAAAATTAGATATACCAATAAATATTAGAGAATCTCATACATTTGATATTTTAAGAAAACATGCGAAGGGAAAACCATGCTATCTGTGCGCTCGCATGAGACGGGGATTTTTATATAATTTTGCGAAAGAACTGGGCTGTAATAAATTAGCTTTAGGGCATCATTTCGATGATGTTATTGAGACAACGCTGATGAACATCTTTTATGCAGGTAGTTTTAAAACAATGTTGCCTAAAGTAAAAAGTGAAAATTTTGAAGACATTGAGTTAATTCGTCCTCTTTATTTAGTTCATGAAAAAGATATTGTTCGTATTATGAAGGCAAATAATATTGAAACAATGGGCTGTGGATGTGAACTAGCTACATGTGATATTACAAGTAAACGAGCAACAACAAAAAAACTTATTAAAGAACTTAAAAAGCAATTTAGTGATATAGATAAAAACATTTTCCGAGCGGCGGAAAATGTTAATCTTGATAGTATTGTTCGATGGAAACAAGATGGAGATGTTCACAGCTATTATGATGATTGGGAAGACTAA
- a CDS encoding RDD family protein, which produces MKVGLFRRATSFIFDALPIVLIVSIAYTTFIGDMLKTEDYDALMEEYNAYNDQYYEAIKPYQEQLDNGEITQNEYLDLVEDDYNTLIDNTVEHREALIFYIIRSFAFHFFAFTALYYAYSVLLKGRTYGRRLLKIELGGRINWWTLLIREVIYKMFFWLLTLFVLGIGIDIATIVFGQRKRTLRDRISHTYVKFEGVDYPF; this is translated from the coding sequence ATGAAAGTTGGTTTATTTCGTCGTGCCACATCGTTTATTTTTGATGCCCTTCCTATCGTTCTAATCGTATCAATTGCCTATACAACCTTTATTGGGGATATGTTAAAAACCGAGGACTATGATGCATTAATGGAAGAATATAATGCGTATAATGATCAATATTATGAAGCTATAAAACCCTACCAAGAGCAACTTGATAATGGTGAAATCACACAAAATGAGTATTTGGATTTAGTTGAAGATGATTATAATACTTTAATTGATAATACCGTTGAACATCGTGAAGCACTCATTTTTTACATCATTCGCTCATTCGCATTTCATTTCTTTGCGTTCACGGCCTTATATTATGCGTATAGTGTCTTGCTAAAGGGGCGTACATATGGACGTCGTTTACTAAAAATAGAGCTTGGAGGACGGATCAATTGGTGGACATTACTGATTAGAGAAGTCATATACAAAATGTTTTTCTGGTTACTTACATTGTTCGTGTTAGGCATCGGCATCGATATTGCCACAATTGTTTTTGGGCAACGAAAGCGAACCTTACGCGACAGAATTTCACATACATATGTAAAGTTTGAAGGTGTTGATTATCCATTTTAA
- a CDS encoding YbaB/EbfC family nucleoid-associated protein, with the protein MNPGMIKKLQKMQKDMVKAQKELEASTFYGSAGGKMVTVEFTGDKQMRNITIEPDAIEDAEDLDLLQDTIIAAVNDCMKKIDDETESVMSEFTGGGLPGMF; encoded by the coding sequence ATGAATCCAGGAATGATTAAAAAATTACAAAAGATGCAAAAAGATATGGTTAAAGCACAAAAAGAGTTAGAGGCATCAACATTTTACGGGTCTGCCGGTGGGAAAATGGTAACTGTTGAATTTACAGGTGACAAACAAATGCGCAACATTACGATTGAACCTGATGCTATTGAAGATGCAGAAGACTTAGACTTATTACAAGATACCATTATTGCCGCAGTGAATGATTGTATGAAAAAAATTGATGATGAGACAGAAAGTGTTATGTCTGAATTTACCGGTGGTGGACTCCCAGGAATGTTTTAG
- a CDS encoding SPFH domain-containing protein: MPTTLIILVIIIVLALVLISQAFVIVQQSNRYVVERLGGYHVSLDVGLHFIVPFIDRVKQKVSLKEQVVDFPPQPVITKDNVTMQIDTVVFYMVTDAKLFTYGVDFPLKAIENLTATTLRNIIGELELDESLTSRDLINEKMRVILDEATDPWGIKINRVEVKNIIPPKDIREAMEKQMRAERERRQAILIAEGNKRSAILTAEGEKEAQILRADAEKEKQIREAAGKAKAIIEVQTATAKGIEMIKKAGADEAFLRLEAYKAMVDVANGQATKLVIPSELQGMVGLASTLSEAVKKDPETSK; the protein is encoded by the coding sequence ATGCCTACTACATTAATTATTTTAGTTATTATCATTGTCTTAGCTTTAGTATTAATTTCACAAGCCTTTGTGATTGTACAGCAATCAAATCGTTATGTTGTAGAACGCTTAGGTGGGTACCACGTATCTCTAGATGTTGGACTACACTTTATTGTGCCGTTTATCGATCGGGTAAAACAAAAAGTATCATTAAAAGAACAAGTTGTTGATTTTCCACCACAACCTGTTATCACCAAAGATAACGTTACGATGCAAATTGATACGGTTGTATTCTATATGGTTACAGACGCTAAATTATTCACATACGGTGTTGATTTTCCATTAAAAGCCATTGAAAACTTAACGGCTACAACACTACGTAACATCATTGGTGAACTTGAGTTAGATGAATCTTTAACGTCTCGTGACTTAATTAACGAAAAGATGCGCGTTATCTTAGATGAAGCAACTGACCCATGGGGAATTAAAATTAACCGTGTCGAAGTTAAAAACATCATTCCGCCTAAAGACATTCGTGAGGCAATGGAAAAACAAATGCGTGCTGAGCGTGAACGTCGTCAAGCAATCTTAATAGCTGAAGGGAATAAACGCTCTGCGATATTAACTGCTGAAGGTGAAAAGGAAGCACAAATCTTACGTGCAGACGCAGAAAAAGAAAAACAAATCCGTGAAGCTGCCGGGAAAGCAAAAGCAATCATTGAAGTACAAACCGCAACAGCAAAAGGTATTGAGATGATTAAAAAAGCTGGTGCTGATGAAGCATTCTTACGCTTAGAAGCTTACAAAGCTATGGTTGATGTTGCCAATGGACAAGCAACTAAACTTGTTATCCCATCAGAACTACAGGGTATGGTTGGTCTCGCATCAACATTATCAGAAGCTGTTAAAAAAGATCCTGAAACATCAAAATAA
- a CDS encoding NfeD family protein yields the protein MDMELMIILWFVVIIVAALIEMNTMDLSSIWFSVGALIAFILSLVGLQPVAQIIVFVVISVVLLISLRPIAKNYFKTNVISTNSDRLVGKVAVCTKEIKAGDRGEVKIDGKFWLAVTSGDEDIQVNDKVQVLAIEGVKLIVDKI from the coding sequence ATGGATATGGAGTTAATGATAATTTTATGGTTTGTGGTTATTATAGTTGCTGCCCTTATTGAAATGAATACAATGGATTTAAGTAGTATTTGGTTTAGTGTTGGGGCATTAATCGCATTTATTCTATCACTTGTTGGGTTACAACCCGTCGCACAGATTATTGTTTTTGTCGTTATATCGGTTGTCTTATTGATAAGTTTACGACCAATTGCCAAAAACTATTTTAAAACCAATGTCATCAGTACCAACTCAGACAGGCTAGTTGGAAAAGTGGCAGTATGTACAAAGGAAATTAAAGCAGGAGATCGCGGTGAAGTTAAAATTGACGGTAAGTTTTGGCTTGCTGTTACATCAGGAGATGAAGACATTCAAGTTAATGACAAAGTGCAAGTCCTTGCAATAGAAGGCGTTAAATTGATTGTCGATAAGATTTAA
- the mnmE gene encoding tRNA uridine-5-carboxymethylaminomethyl(34) synthesis GTPase MnmE: MNNETIAAISTAIGESAISIVRLSGDNAISIVNKVFKGADLTCVKSRTIHYGHLVDNDQTLDEVMVSVFRGPKSFTTEDVVEINCHGGMFVASKVLELMLKKGARPATPGEFTMRAFLHGRIDLTQAEAVMDVIHANSNMSLTLANKGLDGVVYNLVQSLRKDLLHIIAQIEVNIDYPEYDEVEQLTQEEIKPRVNTLIKRFTDILDRAEVGKIIREGIDTAIIGRPNVGKSSILNALLREEKAIVTEIQGTTRDIVEGTLNIGGIMLNLIDTAGIRESSDRIESIGIQKAKEVIQKAQLILFVLDNNQPLTEDDKQLLALTDNKKRIIIINKVDLDKALHHEFEQTVEMSALNKQGLEDLENTIKDMFVHGAIKQDYSQVVSNARHIALIKSAKKALQDASQSIEDGMAVDMIEIDLKDAWNILGEIIGETSSTALLDELFSNFCLGK; the protein is encoded by the coding sequence ATGAATAATGAAACAATAGCTGCGATATCTACTGCGATTGGCGAAAGTGCTATAAGCATTGTCAGATTAAGTGGTGATAATGCCATATCTATCGTAAACAAGGTCTTTAAAGGCGCAGACTTAACCTGTGTAAAAAGCCGTACCATCCATTATGGCCATCTTGTTGATAATGATCAAACCCTTGATGAAGTAATGGTCTCCGTTTTTAGAGGACCTAAATCTTTCACCACAGAAGATGTTGTTGAGATTAACTGTCACGGTGGTATGTTTGTTGCTTCAAAAGTCCTTGAACTAATGTTGAAAAAAGGTGCCCGGCCTGCCACACCCGGTGAGTTTACAATGCGTGCATTTTTACATGGTAGAATCGATTTAACCCAGGCTGAAGCGGTCATGGACGTCATTCATGCAAACTCAAATATGTCACTTACATTGGCGAATAAAGGATTAGATGGTGTTGTCTATAACTTAGTCCAATCATTACGTAAAGACTTACTTCACATTATTGCTCAAATTGAAGTTAATATAGATTATCCCGAATATGATGAGGTTGAACAATTGACGCAAGAAGAAATCAAACCGCGTGTTAATACACTCATTAAACGCTTTACAGATATTTTAGATCGTGCAGAAGTTGGTAAAATAATTCGTGAAGGTATCGATACAGCGATTATAGGAAGGCCCAATGTTGGTAAATCGAGTATTTTAAATGCCTTACTACGTGAAGAAAAAGCAATTGTAACAGAGATTCAAGGGACAACACGTGACATTGTTGAAGGGACCTTAAATATTGGGGGCATTATGCTTAACTTAATTGATACGGCTGGCATTCGTGAATCAAGTGATCGTATTGAAAGTATCGGTATTCAAAAAGCCAAAGAAGTCATTCAAAAAGCACAACTGATTTTATTTGTTTTAGACAATAATCAGCCCCTAACAGAAGATGACAAGCAATTACTCGCTTTAACTGACAACAAGAAACGCATTATCATTATAAATAAAGTTGATTTAGATAAAGCACTGCATCATGAATTTGAGCAAACTGTCGAAATGAGCGCCTTAAACAAACAAGGTCTTGAAGACCTTGAAAATACCATCAAGGATATGTTTGTTCACGGCGCGATTAAACAAGACTATTCTCAAGTGGTATCAAACGCACGTCATATTGCATTGATTAAGTCCGCAAAAAAAGCGCTTCAAGATGCGTCTCAATCAATCGAAGACGGCATGGCTGTAGATATGATTGAAATAGATCTTAAAGACGCTTGGAATATTTTAGGTGAAATAATTGGAGAAACATCCTCAACAGCATTATTAGATGAACTTTTTAGTAATTTTTGTTTAGGTAAATAA
- the dnaX gene encoding DNA polymerase III subunit gamma/tau, producing the protein MAYKALYRTYRPADFSEIAGQEHITRTFKNALKNNKLAHAYLFSGPRGTGKTSIAKIIAKAVNCEHAPVENPCNDCEICNGIDNNTINDVIEIDAASNNGVDEIREIRDKVKYLPGVGRYKVYIIDEVHMLSTGAFNALLKTLEEPPKHVIFILATTEPHKIPATIHSRCQRFDFRGVSVPEMIERLNTIIEEEDVDISKQAIKVIAESAEGGMRDAISLLDQVVSYADHKVTIEDVHTIRGTVSNERLLDIALAIYENDSVKAIKILDALIDNGKESKRLVDNMIMFYRDMLIFKNTQVDQESQLIFSNETFVDLTKALSNNLIFYYIEVLNKTQNDMKWSNNARLYMELALIKMVDKIEKQEIHFQDELDALSLQINDLKDRLNIQQVQSVVSETKTQDTEEGDSVSLESVIESQEDEDSVESRTETTATDVDTKDNQSQDTLFNESDKEIEKSLPSLFNETSKDTNNKQDTRAQEISQDTVEDDNEETNSEPYQTYDIRYVEQVLNNGNREEKIAMNKRWFDIERTATPETMSLAKWITDGRIVATNGKLLIIEYANASLCNRMMKPDIKEKISDMLSDYFSKDLDYLALPKKVWEEKSQEFIKKWKQNPDDYIKLSPIEHPKLKEMPTRKQPQNVMMHEGVKEASELYGKDKVKVKRGD; encoded by the coding sequence ATGGCATATAAAGCACTATATCGTACCTATCGTCCTGCAGATTTTAGTGAAATCGCTGGGCAAGAACATATCACAAGAACATTTAAAAACGCATTAAAAAATAATAAACTCGCTCACGCGTATCTTTTTAGTGGACCTAGAGGAACGGGGAAAACCTCAATTGCTAAAATTATTGCTAAGGCAGTAAATTGTGAACATGCTCCAGTTGAAAATCCATGTAATGACTGTGAAATATGTAACGGTATTGACAATAACACAATTAACGATGTTATTGAGATCGATGCGGCCAGTAATAATGGTGTCGATGAAATCCGTGAAATTCGTGATAAAGTAAAATACCTTCCGGGTGTAGGGCGTTATAAAGTCTATATCATCGATGAGGTACATATGCTTAGTACAGGAGCCTTTAATGCACTATTAAAGACGTTAGAGGAACCCCCAAAACATGTTATCTTCATTTTAGCCACAACAGAACCACATAAAATACCTGCGACAATTCATTCACGTTGTCAACGGTTCGATTTTAGAGGTGTCAGTGTCCCTGAAATGATTGAGCGCTTAAATACCATCATTGAAGAAGAAGATGTTGATATTAGTAAACAAGCAATTAAAGTTATCGCAGAAAGTGCTGAAGGTGGTATGAGAGATGCCATTAGTTTACTTGATCAGGTAGTGTCCTATGCTGATCATAAAGTAACGATTGAAGATGTCCACACCATTAGAGGAACTGTATCTAATGAACGACTTTTAGATATTGCGTTAGCTATATATGAGAACGATAGTGTTAAGGCAATTAAAATATTGGATGCACTCATTGACAACGGGAAGGAATCAAAACGTTTAGTAGACAATATGATTATGTTTTACCGCGATATGTTGATCTTTAAAAACACACAAGTAGATCAAGAGAGCCAACTTATCTTCAGTAATGAGACATTCGTTGATTTAACCAAGGCATTAAGTAATAATTTAATTTTTTATTATATTGAAGTTCTTAATAAAACCCAGAATGATATGAAGTGGTCGAACAATGCGCGGTTATATATGGAACTTGCACTCATAAAAATGGTTGATAAGATTGAAAAACAAGAAATTCATTTTCAGGATGAACTAGATGCATTATCATTACAAATCAATGATTTAAAAGATCGACTCAACATACAACAGGTTCAGAGTGTCGTTTCTGAAACTAAGACACAAGACACTGAAGAAGGTGACTCTGTCTCACTAGAGTCTGTTATTGAGTCTCAAGAGGATGAAGATTCAGTTGAATCTAGAACTGAAACAACCGCAACAGATGTAGATACTAAAGACAATCAATCTCAAGACACATTATTTAATGAAAGTGATAAAGAAATAGAGAAATCGTTACCATCATTATTTAATGAGACATCTAAAGATACAAATAACAAACAAGACACAAGAGCGCAAGAGATATCTCAAGATACTGTAGAAGATGATAATGAGGAAACTAACTCAGAGCCATATCAAACTTATGATATCCGTTATGTTGAACAAGTGCTTAACAATGGAAACCGCGAAGAGAAAATTGCCATGAACAAACGGTGGTTTGATATTGAACGAACGGCAACCCCTGAAACAATGTCACTAGCGAAATGGATTACAGACGGCCGTATTGTAGCGACAAATGGTAAATTATTGATTATAGAGTATGCCAACGCATCACTGTGTAATCGGATGATGAAACCCGACATTAAAGAAAAAATAAGTGACATGTTATCAGATTATTTTAGTAAAGACTTAGATTACCTTGCGTTACCTAAAAAGGTATGGGAAGAAAAGAGTCAAGAATTTATTAAAAAGTGGAAACAAAACCCTGATGACTATATTAAGCTATCACCCATAGAACATCCTAAGCTAAAGGAAATGCCAACAAGAAAACAACCTCAAAACGTGATGATGCATGAGGGTGTTAAAGAGGCGAGTGAGTTGTATGGTAAAGATAAAGTTAAAGTAAAGAGAGGAGATTAA
- a CDS encoding ABC transporter ATP-binding protein codes for MEITLKEITKIFQAKDKSETVAVNKLDITIPSGKLIGLLGPSGCGKSTTLYMIAGLLTPNEGRIYFGDEDVTEMAPEDRGIGLVFQNYALYPHMTVRQNIMFPLENIKVPKEEALQRAQEMADLVGIGELMDRKPKQLSGGQQQRVAIARALVKKPRVLLLDEPLSNLDARLRLATREEIKRIQRETGITTIFVTHDQEEAMSISDEIVLMDFGVKQQVGEPQDVYDDPYNLFAAKFLGTPPINIMPGQIKNNQVFVKGAKIGGKVAKNQDVVVGIRPEGFNIDPKGALELEVYMVETIGRDTTLIIKNFEDEDKSYRVIVDARHRIKPGDKVKFNIDEEKMFVFNRNTGERL; via the coding sequence ATGGAGATTACACTCAAGGAAATTACGAAAATATTTCAGGCAAAGGATAAGTCAGAAACCGTCGCCGTTAACAAACTTGATATCACTATTCCATCAGGAAAATTAATCGGGTTATTAGGGCCAAGTGGTTGTGGTAAATCAACCACACTTTATATGATTGCAGGGTTATTAACACCGAATGAAGGCCGTATTTATTTTGGTGATGAAGATGTAACGGAAATGGCTCCAGAAGACCGTGGTATTGGACTTGTTTTCCAAAACTATGCGCTTTATCCGCATATGACAGTACGCCAAAATATTATGTTTCCGTTAGAGAATATAAAAGTACCTAAGGAAGAAGCGTTACAACGTGCACAAGAAATGGCTGATCTAGTTGGTATTGGTGAACTTATGGACCGCAAACCTAAACAGCTATCAGGTGGACAACAACAACGTGTTGCGATTGCGCGAGCACTTGTTAAAAAACCACGTGTTTTACTATTAGATGAACCATTAAGTAACTTAGATGCACGCTTACGTCTAGCAACTCGTGAAGAAATTAAACGTATTCAAAGAGAAACAGGGATTACAACCATTTTTGTTACCCATGATCAAGAAGAGGCAATGAGTATCAGTGATGAGATTGTATTAATGGATTTTGGTGTCAAACAACAAGTCGGGGAACCGCAAGATGTTTATGATGATCCATACAACTTATTTGCTGCAAAATTCTTAGGAACACCTCCAATTAACATTATGCCAGGACAAATCAAAAACAATCAAGTTTTTGTAAAAGGAGCTAAAATTGGTGGAAAGGTGGCTAAAAACCAAGACGTTGTTGTTGGTATTCGTCCTGAAGGATTTAATATTGATCCAAAAGGCGCACTTGAGTTAGAAGTATATATGGTAGAAACAATAGGTAGAGATACAACACTAATTATCAAGAACTTTGAAGATGAAGACAAATCTTATCGTGTGATTGTTGATGCAAGACATCGAATTAAACCTGGCGATAAAGTTAAGTTTAATATCGATGAAGAAAAGATGTTCGTTTTTAATAGAAACACCGGGGAACGACTATAA
- the asnS gene encoding asparagine--tRNA ligase, whose amino-acid sequence MIYTVRQLFKQYQSLENKEIELYGWVRNNRAQKEFGFLNVNDGTFFVTIQVVYENAFLDNFKEVQKYRVGSAIRAKGIIVLTPNRKQPFEIKARDVELLGDSQEDYPIQPKRHTREFLRENAHLRPRTNLFTAVFRVRSLLSHAVHSFYQERDFIYLAAPIITASDAEGAGETFTVTTFDLNNSPKATDGLVDHGQDFFQKKTNLTVSGQLEAEAFALAFRNVYTFGPTFRAEKSNTTTHASEFWMIEPEIAFADLEDDMLLAEEFVKYIIQYVLDKAPEEMAFFDKFVQKGLLKKLDKLLNSTFDRVTHKEAIDILKKAKVSFENQSEYGADLATEHEKYLVKHFDGPVFVTDWPKDIKAFYMRMNDDNETVAAMDLLVPGAGELIGGSQREERLDKLESRMDELNIPKEELEWYLDLRRYGGCKHAGFGLGFDRMLMYMTGVENIRDVIPFPRTPRNCEF is encoded by the coding sequence ATGATATACACTGTACGTCAATTATTTAAACAATATCAATCGTTAGAAAACAAAGAAATAGAACTCTATGGGTGGGTACGAAATAATCGTGCACAAAAAGAGTTTGGATTTTTAAACGTAAATGATGGGACGTTTTTTGTCACTATTCAAGTCGTTTATGAAAATGCCTTTTTAGATAACTTTAAAGAGGTTCAAAAATATCGTGTGGGAAGCGCAATACGTGCAAAAGGAATCATTGTGCTGACACCAAACCGTAAACAACCGTTTGAAATTAAGGCAAGAGATGTTGAATTATTAGGTGATTCACAAGAAGATTATCCAATACAACCCAAACGCCATACACGAGAGTTCTTACGAGAGAATGCACATTTAAGACCAAGAACAAACCTGTTTACTGCAGTCTTTAGAGTCCGGAGTTTACTATCACATGCTGTCCATTCGTTTTATCAAGAACGTGATTTTATTTATCTCGCTGCACCTATTATTACTGCGAGTGATGCCGAAGGTGCCGGAGAAACCTTTACAGTCACAACGTTTGATTTAAATAACTCACCAAAAGCCACTGATGGCCTAGTTGATCATGGCCAAGACTTCTTCCAAAAGAAGACTAATCTTACAGTATCAGGCCAATTAGAGGCAGAAGCCTTTGCCTTAGCTTTCCGTAATGTATATACGTTTGGACCAACCTTTAGAGCTGAAAAATCCAACACAACAACACACGCTAGTGAATTTTGGATGATTGAACCTGAGATTGCCTTTGCGGATTTAGAAGATGATATGTTACTTGCAGAGGAGTTTGTTAAATACATCATCCAATATGTATTAGATAAAGCACCCGAAGAAATGGCATTTTTTGATAAATTCGTTCAAAAAGGCTTATTAAAGAAACTTGATAAGCTATTAAATTCAACGTTTGATCGTGTAACCCATAAAGAGGCAATTGATATCCTTAAAAAAGCAAAGGTATCATTCGAAAATCAATCAGAATATGGCGCAGATTTGGCTACTGAACACGAGAAGTATCTCGTTAAACACTTCGATGGACCAGTCTTTGTCACTGATTGGCCTAAAGATATCAAAGCTTTCTATATGAGAATGAATGATGATAATGAAACAGTTGCCGCAATGGATTTACTCGTGCCAGGCGCTGGAGAGCTTATTGGCGGAAGCCAACGTGAAGAAAGGCTAGACAAGTTAGAATCGCGTATGGATGAACTCAATATCCCCAAAGAAGAACTTGAATGGTATTTAGATCTTCGCCGTTATGGTGGATGTAAACACGCTGGCTTTGGGCTAGGGTTTGACCGTATGCTCATGTATATGACAGGTGTTGAAAATATTAGAGATGTGATTCCATTTCCACGTACACCACGGAATTGTGAATTTTAA
- the recR gene encoding recombination mediator RecR has translation MKYPKAIDLLIENLRKYPGIGKKTAERYALHTVNQLTNEDIDNIVTAYLAIKEEIIHCSVCGNITDVDPCPICTDESRNRTQIIVVEEAKDIIAMEKANQYEGLYHVLNGVISPSEGVGPEDINLKELLNRCKDGTVKELIIATNLDNEGETTARYISRLLDDTDLLVTRIAHGIPAGGNIEYADEITIMKAIEGRRKL, from the coding sequence ATGAAGTACCCAAAAGCGATTGATTTATTAATAGAAAACTTACGGAAATATCCTGGTATAGGAAAAAAAACGGCTGAACGCTATGCCCTTCATACCGTTAATCAATTAACCAATGAGGATATAGATAATATCGTTACGGCATACCTTGCTATTAAAGAAGAAATAATTCATTGCTCAGTTTGTGGGAATATCACCGATGTCGATCCTTGCCCAATTTGCACGGATGAGAGCCGGAATCGTACTCAAATTATTGTTGTTGAAGAAGCAAAAGATATTATTGCTATGGAAAAAGCCAATCAATATGAGGGGCTATACCATGTTTTAAATGGTGTCATTTCTCCAAGTGAAGGAGTAGGCCCAGAAGATATCAATTTAAAAGAATTACTTAATCGATGTAAAGATGGTACCGTGAAAGAGTTGATTATCGCAACCAATCTCGATAATGAAGGAGAGACTACGGCACGCTATATTTCGCGGCTATTAGATGATACAGATTTACTAGTAACGCGCATTGCACATGGTATACCTGCAGGGGGAAATATTGAGTATGCCGATGAGATTACCATCATGAAAGCTATCGAAGGAAGAAGAAAATTATAA